In Bactrocera neohumeralis isolate Rockhampton unplaced genomic scaffold, APGP_CSIRO_Bneo_wtdbg2-racon-allhic-juicebox.fasta_v2 cluster10, whole genome shotgun sequence, the genomic stretch ggaaaaatttgagagatttcttgtgaggcatattttgtgaggctattcttgctcaaacctcataagaaaaaagcttaaaaaagtcaccacgtgaggtaaaaagcttttagctgtcaaacagctgttttaagaaaaataagcaaacaaaaaagtacacAACAATGGATAATCagcatatgtaagtaattttgcaaattttaaataatatatatacaataatttcatatattcctGAATGCAagtgccacaagccacacaagGTGGCACAATACAAGAAGTCGAAGAAGCGTAAAGGTGCTCAGGGCAGACGTCGTTACGACAGAAAACAACAAGGTTTCGGTGGTCAAACCAAGCCTATCTTCAGAAAGAAGGTACGAATTTGCAAGCGATATGCtgctatttatttgcatatttgtagAACTAAATTGCCGTTGAATCGAAAAAAGATACTATAAGGCTCTTTGATGGGATAGATCTATGCAATATTATTGTTGAATGCTGAAAACTTTACAAACTGCAATTGTACGCTACTGTCAGTTGCTCAGTGGgaacattcatacaaaattatacatttttacaattgtatatatattttttagggtatttataccttttattaataattatatattttcgaatttcaggCTAAGACCACCAAAAAGATTGTGTTGCGTATGGAGTGCACCGAATGCAAGTACCGCAAGCAGACACCACTGAAGCGTTGCAAACATTTCGAGTTGGGAGGTGACAAAAAGAGGAAGGGACAGATGATTCAGTTCTAAATCACTCGCCACCTATTCCAAGTCACCATCTGCTTTTTTGTTTCGCGTTTCGCTGTTTTTTACCAATGTAAAACTTGGGTATGGAATACTCTGTGGAAAAGCATTTTTAACAagttatttgtgaaaaaaataatttaaaacaatgttttttagtttaacattgaATAAAAAGATAAATCAAACAAAGTTACAGTTCgtcttttattttacttaagttatttttatgtatttttttatacatttttcataatatCACATAAATGGTGGATGCAAGCAGTTCGTCCAAAGATTTCACGTTTGCTTTGTCCTACCGTTTCGACAATCGGTATTCGTGTATTTTCAAAATACGCATTTAAAATGCACTCATTCTGTTACACCATCTGCTTGATCCTTGATATAGGCCATAAAACGGATATAATCATTCAATAacaaaattctcaattttttaaaaaatgtaaaatattgatttaaaacaaaacaaacacagatgttttctattatgatggctgctttcacacgtcacagatatttgtgataatagtgagcatttgagcttttgaattttcgccagaataaggtaaccctcactatagtgagaaacatcactgtagtgaggttagtgacttttgtgagggcatgagaatagggctgtgAATGTATGTATTCGCCTACTTTGTTTGCCGTTGGTGCGGAACCAATTGGTTGTTTGTTTGGTCGGCGTTCGTATTTGTTTGTGAGACAGATTTCACAGTcttgtacttttttttacaagCGTCACGTATGATTGGCCAGTAATATTTTAGGGAAATTTCCTGtgcattatttttaaagtttctgttTGCACGTCTATGTGTGTCattaatgatttgtttttgttgttcgatGTAGGTTATGCCGTCAATCATGCTATGAGTTAGAACGATAGATGAgcagaaatatccaaaaataatataaaaataatttttattttttaaaatattcacgattaaaagttcaaaaatttgcactaataacacatggtatttcctatgtttcactaaattttttcacgtttttcactctgtatatttaaatatacactctaaacattgaaataagttcacatttcacttttattttgctatagtTTACCTAAatctattaatttaaaaatcacttagcacactcatcgttgaaaaggttagattgtttacaattatgagaaaaacgaaCCTTGCCACttcttaaacagcaaatatgtaggatttttaacaatttttctttgtttgttttttcgcgtgatactttttctatattaactataaaaaaatggtttctacatatgtatatgtgtaatatgtgatttatgtgactgaagtactttcgcgtagtactccttgctgcgttggcggccttcggccgcgctttaaaaacatagccctggtcgagcgaatacccggggtcactgaagtactttcgcgtagtactcctttctggtCTAGCGAATACCCGGGATGACTGAAGTACTtccgcatagtactcctttctgcgttaaaataaaaaaaatatattgagtttctttataaagtggttatattttttggttatcttgcactgatattgaaacaaaatttgagttttcgttataaaatggttaaattttggttataatatctgtcagcgctttccatttatttttgataatacgttgttttgtatattaggtgacaatatacatatgtatataatactacTTATTTgttcattaaattaaataaagaacatatccatatgaatggatagaagaatttttgggaaaaaaggaatttcagcgatttccttattatcacatggcagcccTCCATTTCGTCgcaatttttagcacacacttgatgttcactacgagtgtaaaatgtaatttttaaaataaagatttcttcggtaaaaaaaactgttaaaagtataaaaagtggatttatttaaaagtttgtagtttaatttaattaatttgaagtgaaaaatgtgagtaaagtgtgtttaatgtggtaaaatagtttgttgaaatgttcgaattttgggaatttttgaactttaaggtcgaatatctcgtaaactaagcgtttgcggtacctataacccggtatattttttaatcaggaggacttcctctttccaacgtcaccttcaaatcgcggcgccaaagaaatcggaattgtgccaagTCTGCTATGCCATATAAGTATTTTCGGAGTTTCTGTAAGAACCACGCAATTGCGAGTAACTCTTTCTCATTTGTAGGGTAATTCTGTTCGGTTTGACTAAGTGTTTGTGAAATAAATGatattggttttttattttgagatGATACAGCTCCTATTGCAATTTTACTAGCGTCTATGGTTAATTCAAAGGGTTTGCTGAAATTTGGTTGAAAAAGTTCAACCTGAGCTTGAGGTTCTTCTTTTATTCTACTTAATGCTGCCATTGCAGGTTCATCTaatgtgattttaattttttgcgctttgattttttgatatgtTACCGTTGTCTCCTCTGAGAAACGTGGTAAGTGGTTTAGCAATGGCtgcaaaatttttactgaattttCGATAATAGTTTGCGAGACCTAGAAAAGATCTAAGCTCCTCCAGTGATGTAGGAGTGGGAAAATGTTTTATAGCTTGTATTTAGCAAATGGCAGCAACCAAAAGGGCACAGTCAAAAAGCAACCGTCAGCGAGTGAACAACGTAAAATAGCGAGTACGCAGTGTTTGAGaacgttttataaaaaatgcataaattgtcatattttcatatattttaataaagttctatattttaattgtttgactGTCAACTATAACGGGGATGAAAACCCCTACAcgtctacatatatatgtaagtacatgtgCGTTGGTGAAGGGCTACAGGCACCTGCAGATATATATAAACGATACATAAAAACGATACGATGGcgaaaattagtgatttgaaggTGGAACAACTAAAGAGGTTGCTACGGGAAAGGCAATTAAGGACGAATGCCACGCGAGATCAGTTGTTGCAACGTCTTAGCGCATATGAGGAGTCCGCCGAGGTGGACATCCAAGAAATCAATGTTACGGAGGAGTCATCCGAGATATCAACGGTGGCACAACTGCAGCAGGAGATGAAGCAGTTACGCGAAATGATGGTACAGCTACTACAAGCACAAAATAACGGCACTGGTGTAGCCAGCACGCAAGAGGTACAAACGGTACATCACGCAGCTAGCAACGATAGCGCAGTCGCCGTCAACGGCGGCGCAGGCGTTCAAAGTCACGCCACTGACTCTATTTCAACGAACGACGACAGCACGGTGGCAACTAACAACAATGTTACAACATGCATTCAAAGCAACGGAATTATTTCTGCGAACGGGAATATTACAACGAACGGGAATATGCGACACGCGGCagtaaaagaaattgcaaataccctgccggAATTTTATCCAACGAATATCGCAAGCATTACGGTAGAGCAATTTATTGACAGAGTCGATCGAGTAGTTGAAGCATATAGATGGGAcgagaaatttttattgttagctATTTACGCACGACTAAGAGGAGTTGCACGTATGTGGTTGGATGCATCACCCACTTTACACACAACTTGGGAAAATTTTGCTAATGCGTTACGTCACGAATTTAGTTTAGACCTCGACGAGGCGGAAATTCATTTGCAATGACAATGCAACGAGGAAGCCAAAAGAAATCATAAAAGAATATTGTTTTCGAGGGGCGGCACTAGGTATACGTTACAAACTGAGTGAGACAGCCATTATACGCTATGCAAGAGCTGGATTAAAACATAGAGAACTCCAACAAAGCATTTCAGCAATGAAGTTTACAACAATGAAACAGATGAGTGACGCCATGGAGGATTATTTCATTAATCGCGGAGGGCTAATTGAGCCACAAGTATATCAACCAAGCAAGCGAGACAACTATAACGAAAAATATGCTGAGTCAACGAAACAAAATGATGAATTTAAAGCACAATTGAATGCAACAAATGTCCATTGCCGCAGAAACGACATCACTGTACAATGTGTAACAAAGTACATCCAAACGGAGAAAATTGTGAGAAGACGACAGTAGCGTTACGACGACTTGGTGCAACCAACCTTGACGATTGTTTCAAGAAATTAGTCTACATAAAAGTGCAACAGTATATCGCATTCATCGACACCGGCAGCCAATGCAGCATCATTCGTAGGTCAGTTGCCAAACGCATAGACGATAAAGCCGTGAAATGCTGCTTACAAGTGAAAGGCATTTGCAGAGGGGTGCGTACGTTCACGGAGGCTAGTACCATAGACATCACTATCGACGGAATCAACATCGAGACGCAAACCTACATCGCTGATGACGAGTTACTAGAACAAGACGTTTTAATAGGTCAAGATGTTATAATCAATGCAAACATTACGCTGAACGTTGAAAATGGTCGCACAATATTCGGAAGCAGACGACGGTAATAACTGAGAGCAATTTTCCCAAACTAATGTCCAATTTCAGCAATGAAGCAGAACGAAATAAGATGCAAAGCCTTCTGGCAAGCTATGGCGATGTTTTCTCCAGTGGGCTGAAAGATATTGGCAAAACTGACGTAGTTCAAGCTAGCATCGAACTTGAGAGCAATCGCACCATATTTGAAGCGCCTTAAACTATCCCAGAACCGAAGTGTGATATTGTCAACAAGGTGATTGAAGAATTACTTGAGCGTGATATTATCACGAAATCGACATCCGAATACGCAAGTCCCGTGGTCTTAGTCAAGATGCAGAATGGAAGTGATCGGTTATGAATCGATTACCAACGAATTAATAAGAtgacaaagaaagaaaaatttccAGTCCCGAATATTGAAGAACGGCTACATGAAGCAAAACGTTTCCGATACTTTTCGTCACTTGATTTTAATACACTGCTTTTATCACAACGGACGGCCTATATGAGTTCAAACGCATGCCGTTTGGTATAAAGAATGCACCAGCTATGTTTAATAGACTCATGGCAGAAATCCAAAAACGAGTGGAGACGGGCGACATGCTGCATTATATGGATGACATCCTAATTGGCAGTAATTCTTTTGACGAAATGTATACAAAGCTTTATCGTATACTCCAAGTACTACGCACCTGTGGACTCACATTGAACGTTAACAAATGTGAGTTGTTCACGCAAACTATAACATTTTTGGGACGTCAGCTAACTCCTGAAGGCATCAGTCCGGGCAACGTCAAAACCGACGCTATCGCAAATTTTCCACAGCCAAGAAATATCACTGAAGTACGCAAATTCTTAGGTCTCAGTGGCTACTTCCGAAAATTCGTCGCTggttattctattatttctgAGCCGTTACGCAAATTGCTACGCAACGACACCACATTCGCATGGGGACAACAGCAAGATTCAGCATTCAACCAACTCAAAATCGCATTATCATCGAAACCAACCATGGTTCATACCACGCATTGCTCGATGGTGGTTGAGAATCCAAGAGTTCGACATTGAAATTCAACATCGACCAGGAGCTCGTATGGCCCATGTCGATGCGTTGAGCCGTGCATCTTACGAAGAGACACACGAAGTAGATACCGCTGATCTCAAAATCTCCAAGATAATTATCGACAAGGCAGATTGGTTGTTTAGTGTTCAGCTACAAGACAAGAAAATAAGAGACATCGTTAACGAAATACAGAATGAGGTGAAACCAGAATATCCCGACTACGTTGTTGAACTGGGACGCTTATATCGAAAATACAACAGACTACTACATATAGGTTGTTCCGAAGCAGTTAAGGTTCCAAATACTCCACGAATGCCACGATAAGGCGGGTCATATGGGCGTTGacaaaacaataaaacgaaTTCTCAATCTCTTCTGGTTTCCTCGAATGCGCAATTACgtaaagagcaacaacaactcaTGTGTGGGTTGTGCTTTAAATAAAACCCCTGGCGGACGACATGAGGGTCGATATCACTACGACAACGTTAAACCATTACCGTTTACGACAATACGCATTGATCATTTTTGTCCGTTCCCAAAAAGTTCAAAACGCAACGAGCATGTATTGGTAATTGTATATTCATTTACCAAATTCACAATCCTACGAGCAGTCAAGAGTACCGCAACAAACCATGTAATCCCGGTATTGCTAGAGATCACGAGCTATCTGGGAATGCCTGAACGTATCTTATCCGACCGAGGAACGGTCTTCACTTCAAAAGTGTTCCAAAAGTTTTGCAATGAAAACAACGTCAAACATATTCTCAACGCAGTGTGGACGCCACGCGCTAACGGACACGCTGAACGAGCTAACCGCGTCATCCTATCCATGTTATTACCTTCTACTGATGATGAAAGACGATGGGACGACAAATTACGTCAAATACAATGGAGCATTAATACCATCCCGAATGAAACCACAGGTTGTACACCATTCCGACTACTTTATGGGTACGTGCCACGAGACATCCTGCAGAATCAACTTATCCAGGCACTTCAAGACGATGATGGTGACCTGATACAACAACTACAAGTCGACACCGCTCAACGAATAAACGACGTAAGAGCACAAGCCAAGAAGCTATACGACGCAAAGCATAATCAACCGAAGACGTACAACGAAGGGGATCTCGTATTGATTACAAACGAACCAATAAGATCCGGTACATCACGTAAATTAGAACAACGATTCAGAGGACCGTTCATCATCACCAAAGTCCTGCCAAATTATCCTTATGTAATTGAAGACTTACCTCTTGCCGAACGAACACAACCTCAATACAAAGCCGTATTTGCATCAGATCAACTTAAAACTTGGTGCATGTTACCACCAGATGATCCAGACGACATAGACGACAAAGATGAGAGCACCATGGGCGAAGGCGCCAAATTGGGTCAGGAAAGCCGACTGTAAACGATGGCATCTCTGTTGCCCAACAAGTGTCAGATGAAATGAAGCAAGTGACAGCAACCAAAAGGGCACAGTCAAAAAGCAACCGTCAGCGAGTGAACAACGTAAAACAGCGAGTACGCAGTGTTTGAGaacgttttataaaaaatgcataaactttcatatattcatatattttaataaatatctatattttaattgtttgactGTCAACTATAGCAAGTGTAATCAAGTACGGTGTTCATACACCCGTATTTATAAAacggatggagtcatgtgaagaagttcacgcaagtgtagaaagttctctgattgccattcacttgggagtggccagaaacgatccttttaaatatggctcaagcagctcatgacttccgaTCCCATATCAATTACTCACTGGGTAGCCAGAATACATCGGTTTGAAGACAAACTAAAGTGAGAGAACGAAACACCCCCTCGACAGGGTTGTGCGATGGGTTTaggacccgccatgtaa encodes the following:
- the LOC126765143 gene encoding 60S ribosomal protein L44-like codes for the protein MDNQHIPECKCHKPHKVAQYKKSKKRKGAQGRRRYDRKQQGFGGQTKPIFRKKAKTTKKIVLRMECTECKYRKQTPLKRCKHFELGGDKKRKGQMIQF